A region of Streptomyces sp. WMMC500 DNA encodes the following proteins:
- a CDS encoding GrpB family protein: MPFPDEPQMAAVLAYRPAWPRDFARLAGELRAALGPYAHAVDHIGSTSVPGLPAKDCVDIQIRVAAPLGEEPLVRLLGAAGYRRRPEPWNRTEVSGGRECRKLVFAPPVGARRCNVHVREDGAPNARFALLFRDYLRADGAARRAWGEFKSRLADGFPELRAYGQVKAPATEVLMIAAERWAEVTGWVPGNTRDSKIEHVSE, translated from the coding sequence ATGCCTTTCCCTGACGAACCGCAGATGGCGGCCGTGCTGGCGTACCGGCCCGCGTGGCCGCGGGACTTCGCGCGGCTGGCCGGTGAACTACGGGCCGCCCTCGGCCCGTACGCGCACGCCGTCGACCACATCGGGTCCACGTCCGTGCCGGGGCTGCCGGCGAAGGACTGCGTGGACATCCAGATACGGGTGGCCGCGCCGCTCGGCGAGGAGCCTCTCGTCCGGCTGCTCGGCGCGGCCGGCTACCGCCGCCGCCCCGAGCCCTGGAACCGCACCGAGGTCTCCGGCGGGCGGGAGTGCCGCAAGCTGGTGTTCGCGCCGCCGGTCGGCGCGCGGCGGTGCAACGTCCACGTACGCGAGGACGGCGCCCCGAACGCCCGCTTCGCGCTGCTCTTCCGCGACTACCTGCGCGCGGACGGCGCGGCGCGCCGGGCGTGGGGCGAGTTCAAGTCGCGGCTAGCGGACGGGTTTCCGGAGCTGAGGGCGTACGGGCAGGTCAAGGCGCCGGCGACGGAGGTCCTGATGATCGCGGCGGAGCGGTGGGCAGAAGTGACGGGATGGGTTCCGGGGAATACGCGTGAC
- a CDS encoding aminoglycoside phosphotransferase family protein: MARRLLASQFPRWAHLPLRPLRPGGSDHVIFRLGEAMTVRLPRGDWAAGQAQKEHLWLPRLAPHLPLAVPAPLEVGEPAFGYPWHWSVSRWLDGRTAAPGGLADAAEAAADLAAFLGALRSLPLPPSDASYALLSPAVPLRDRDRTTRAAIAAVGAAGAFDACALTAVWEAAVEAGDPDGPPVWFHGDMHNGNILTRAGQLSAVLDFGGLGVGDPVCDLVIAWTLLDPGPRAAFREALGADDAAWARGRGWALTTGLSAYTAYAATNPHVARATTHQITEALADRTP; the protein is encoded by the coding sequence CTGGCCCGGCGCCTGCTGGCATCGCAGTTCCCGCGGTGGGCGCACCTGCCGCTCCGCCCCCTCCGCCCCGGCGGCTCGGACCACGTGATCTTCCGGCTCGGCGAGGCCATGACCGTACGCCTCCCGCGCGGCGACTGGGCGGCGGGCCAGGCCCAGAAGGAACACCTGTGGCTGCCCCGCCTCGCCCCGCACCTGCCGCTGGCGGTGCCGGCGCCGCTGGAGGTGGGCGAGCCCGCGTTCGGCTACCCGTGGCACTGGTCGGTGTCGCGGTGGCTCGACGGCCGGACGGCGGCCCCCGGCGGCCTGGCGGACGCGGCGGAGGCGGCGGCCGACCTGGCCGCGTTCCTCGGCGCGTTGCGGAGTCTGCCGCTGCCGCCCTCCGACGCGTCGTACGCGCTGCTCTCGCCCGCGGTGCCGCTGCGGGACCGCGACCGTACGACGCGGGCGGCGATCGCGGCGGTGGGCGCGGCCGGCGCGTTCGACGCCTGCGCGCTGACGGCGGTGTGGGAGGCGGCCGTCGAGGCGGGTGACCCGGACGGGCCGCCGGTGTGGTTCCACGGCGACATGCACAACGGCAACATCCTCACCAGGGCCGGCCAGTTGAGCGCCGTCCTCGACTTCGGCGGCCTGGGCGTCGGCGACCCGGTCTGCGACCTGGTCATCGCCTGGACCCTGCTGGACCCGGGCCCCCGCGCCGCGTTCCGCGAGGCGCTGGGCGCGGACGACGCGGCGTGGGCGCGGGGGCGGGGCTGGGCGCTGACGACGGGGCTCAGCGCGTACACGGCGTACGCGGCGACGAACCCGCACGTGGCCCGCGCCACGACCCACCAGATCACCGAGGCGCTGGCGGACAGGACGCCGTAG
- a CDS encoding GNAT family N-acetyltransferase → MTIEGTRIGPADADDFHRVLADHPRYWGERDLRALHLLAMVQEFGDTCLVARAADGIRGYVFGFVTPSRTGYVHLIATRDDTRGTGLGRALYEAFAAAATRQGAERLKAITSVANTGSQAFHRRLGFTARVAEDYDGAGRTMVVFDRGLPL, encoded by the coding sequence ATGACCATCGAGGGCACGCGCATCGGGCCGGCGGACGCGGACGACTTCCACCGGGTGCTCGCCGACCACCCCCGCTACTGGGGCGAACGCGACCTCCGCGCGCTGCACCTGCTGGCGATGGTCCAGGAGTTCGGCGACACCTGCCTGGTCGCCCGCGCGGCCGACGGCATCCGCGGCTACGTCTTCGGCTTCGTCACCCCGTCCCGTACGGGATACGTCCACCTGATCGCCACCCGTGACGACACCCGCGGCACGGGCCTGGGCCGGGCGCTGTACGAGGCGTTCGCGGCGGCGGCGACCCGGCAGGGGGCGGAACGGCTGAAGGCGATCACGTCGGTGGCGAACACGGGCTCGCAGGCGTTCCACCGGAGGCTGGGATTCACGGCGCGGGTGGCGGAGGACTACGACGGAGCGGGGCGGACGATGGTGGTGTTCGACCGGGGGCTGCCGCTGTAG
- a CDS encoding alcohol dehydrogenase catalytic domain-containing protein: protein MLTAVATAADAPLTLTEREVPEPGPGEVLVRIIACGVCHTDLDLLQGRWPLARFPVVPGHEITGEVAALGPGVSWPAVGTAVGAQFLGDSCRRCDQCVRGEQILCPGKRITGIVMDGGYTEYAVLKADFVTPLPDGLDPVAAAPLMCAGLTAFNSLRRGGITASSRVAVIGTGGVGALAIRYAVAMGARVAAVGRSRRGEAAARELGAERYVATGDTDPAEALRAWDGGADLILNAAPSTAAATAALTGLAPDGTLVLCGYDETPLVLPPAPMVLNRLRVMLNPSGSPHDARDTLAFSAAHGIVPDHTPIGLEGASAALEAMAKSSPPNRSVITFA from the coding sequence ATGCTCACGGCTGTAGCCACCGCGGCCGACGCGCCGCTGACCCTCACCGAACGCGAGGTGCCCGAGCCCGGACCGGGCGAGGTGCTCGTCAGGATCATCGCGTGCGGCGTCTGCCACACCGACCTGGACCTGCTCCAGGGCCGCTGGCCGCTGGCCCGCTTCCCGGTCGTCCCCGGGCACGAGATCACCGGCGAGGTCGCCGCCCTCGGCCCGGGCGTCTCCTGGCCCGCGGTCGGCACGGCGGTCGGCGCGCAGTTCCTCGGCGACTCCTGCCGGCGCTGCGACCAGTGCGTACGCGGCGAGCAGATCCTCTGCCCCGGCAAGCGGATCACGGGCATCGTCATGGACGGCGGCTACACCGAGTACGCCGTCCTCAAGGCCGACTTCGTCACGCCGCTGCCCGACGGGCTCGACCCGGTGGCGGCGGCGCCGCTGATGTGCGCGGGGCTGACGGCGTTCAACAGCCTGCGCCGGGGCGGGATCACCGCGTCCTCCCGCGTCGCGGTGATCGGCACCGGCGGCGTGGGGGCGCTGGCCATCCGCTACGCCGTCGCCATGGGCGCCCGCGTCGCCGCCGTGGGCCGTTCGCGCCGCGGCGAGGCGGCGGCCCGCGAACTGGGCGCCGAACGTTACGTCGCCACCGGCGACACCGACCCGGCCGAGGCGCTACGGGCCTGGGACGGCGGCGCGGACCTGATCCTCAACGCCGCCCCCTCCACCGCCGCGGCCACCGCGGCGCTGACGGGCCTCGCCCCCGACGGCACCCTCGTCCTGTGCGGCTACGACGAGACCCCGCTGGTACTCCCCCCGGCCCCGATGGTCCTGAACCGCCTCCGCGTCATGCTCAACCCCTCGGGCTCCCCCCACGACGCCCGCGACACCCTCGCCTTCTCCGCGGCCCACGGCATCGTGCCGGACCACACCCCGATCGGCCTGGAGGGCGCGAGCGCCGCCCTGGAGGCGATGGCCAAGTCCAGCCCGCCCAACCGCTCGGTCATCACCTTCGCCTGA
- a CDS encoding helix-turn-helix transcriptional regulator, translating to MSHQAQQARESFGTRLRELRRDGGLTGRALATAAGWHLSKVSRIEHGKQNISEGDLRVWCRIVGAEEQLPDLVATVRNIEAMWVEWRRMFTAGARQPQKRSLSLYQRTTTFRIYHPTVVWGTLQTADYAAAAFRQVINFLQIPDDTEDAVALRMQRQQFLYKGDRRFSVILGEQALSTNFGGADVMRGQLDRLLAVMTLPRLSLGIIPRTAEQLIWPGNPFSLFDDRLVVVETYSAELTVTQPRELTLYERAFSLLQQSAVYGAEARALITAALREWEREE from the coding sequence GTGTCTCACCAGGCTCAACAAGCCCGCGAGTCGTTCGGCACCCGGCTGCGAGAACTCCGCAGGGACGGCGGGCTCACCGGCCGGGCGCTTGCCACGGCGGCGGGCTGGCATCTGTCCAAGGTGTCTCGGATCGAGCACGGCAAACAGAACATCAGCGAAGGTGACCTGCGCGTCTGGTGCCGCATCGTCGGTGCCGAGGAGCAGTTGCCCGACCTCGTCGCCACCGTGCGCAACATCGAAGCCATGTGGGTGGAGTGGCGGCGTATGTTCACGGCTGGCGCCCGGCAACCGCAGAAACGCTCCCTCTCTCTGTACCAGCGAACGACGACGTTTCGCATCTACCACCCGACCGTGGTCTGGGGAACGCTTCAGACCGCCGACTACGCTGCCGCCGCCTTCCGGCAGGTCATCAACTTCCTGCAGATTCCGGACGACACCGAGGACGCCGTGGCCCTGCGGATGCAACGGCAGCAGTTCCTCTACAAGGGCGATCGGCGCTTCAGCGTCATCCTCGGCGAACAAGCCCTCAGCACCAACTTCGGCGGTGCCGACGTCATGCGCGGTCAGCTCGACCGCCTCCTGGCCGTTATGACCCTGCCGCGCCTGAGCCTGGGGATCATCCCGCGCACCGCAGAACAACTGATCTGGCCCGGCAACCCGTTCAGTCTCTTCGACGACCGTCTGGTCGTGGTCGAGACCTACTCCGCCGAGCTGACCGTCACCCAACCCCGCGAACTCACTTTGTACGAGCGGGCCTTCTCACTGTTGCAGCAGTCGGCGGTCTACGGGGCGGAGGCCCGGGCGTTGATCACAGCGGCGTTGCGAGAGTGGGAACGGGAGGAGTGA
- a CDS encoding DUF6879 family protein: protein MSLITAEERDKLFSTFKQEAFHLELQDEYHVSIEDGPYAKWLSGEPDDFAWFRPWLEQVHALATTGKTIRRVRVVSEPVTDYIRWELALTPMNHEAGEDIRWLPRRRLPDGFRFPAEGHDWWLFDEDTLAVTHFRADGRFDGAELITDPAVVGEAVQVRDRLWSLALPYADYRP from the coding sequence ATGAGCCTGATCACGGCTGAAGAGCGAGACAAACTGTTCTCGACCTTCAAGCAGGAAGCGTTCCACCTGGAACTGCAGGACGAGTATCACGTCTCCATCGAGGACGGCCCGTACGCCAAGTGGCTCAGCGGCGAACCTGACGACTTCGCCTGGTTCCGCCCCTGGCTGGAGCAGGTGCACGCGCTCGCCACCACCGGCAAGACCATACGCCGGGTCCGGGTGGTGAGCGAGCCGGTCACCGACTACATCCGGTGGGAGCTGGCACTCACCCCCATGAACCACGAGGCCGGCGAGGATATCCGCTGGCTGCCCCGCCGCCGGCTGCCGGACGGCTTCCGGTTTCCGGCTGAGGGCCATGACTGGTGGCTGTTCGACGAGGACACGCTGGCCGTGACCCACTTCCGGGCTGACGGACGGTTCGACGGTGCCGAGCTGATCACCGATCCGGCTGTCGTCGGCGAAGCGGTGCAGGTGCGCGACCGACTGTGGTCGCTGGCCCTCCCTTACGCCGACTACCGGCCCTGA
- a CDS encoding methyltransferase domain-containing protein encodes MTTHEKAEAGLRRLASALLAKGALPGEWLPAFGAVPRHLFVPDVIWPGQAGMNRPRDRVIRSEEPDLWCEAVYRDAPITTQWDDGAYTGPGRGKIPSSSNSMPSMVFAMLDALSIDDGHTVLEIGTGTGWNAALLSHRLGSNNVVTVEVDEPSAQAASMRLQKAGFHPTTVVADGTQGYAPRARYDRVIATCSTGRIPSAWLEQTKPGGVIVAPWGPTYGGEAIARLTVADDGTASGRFAGSSAFMRLRSQRTKRPHVREYLRGEPWPADGVKSLTGLSPDAVGDWPVMFAIGLQVPEAFPWMESYRDGSYTLWLRDTAVVSWATADCEPDRSEFEVVQAGPRRLWDEVEAAYGWWVDQGRPGFERFGLTVTPEGERAWLDGPERPVPTANE; translated from the coding sequence ATGACCACGCACGAGAAGGCGGAGGCCGGTCTCCGGCGGCTGGCCTCCGCGCTCCTGGCCAAGGGCGCCTTACCTGGGGAGTGGCTGCCCGCCTTCGGGGCGGTGCCGCGGCACTTGTTCGTGCCGGACGTCATCTGGCCCGGCCAGGCCGGCATGAACCGACCTCGCGACCGAGTTATTCGCTCGGAAGAGCCGGACCTCTGGTGCGAAGCGGTCTACCGCGATGCCCCGATTACCACCCAGTGGGACGACGGCGCCTACACCGGCCCTGGCAGGGGCAAGATTCCCTCCAGCTCCAACTCCATGCCCAGCATGGTCTTCGCCATGCTGGACGCGCTGAGCATCGACGACGGTCACACGGTGTTGGAGATCGGCACCGGCACCGGCTGGAACGCGGCGCTGCTCAGCCACCGGCTGGGCTCGAACAACGTCGTCACGGTTGAGGTGGACGAGCCCAGCGCCCAGGCGGCGAGCATGCGACTCCAGAAGGCCGGCTTCCACCCGACCACGGTGGTCGCCGACGGCACCCAGGGCTACGCCCCACGCGCTCGCTACGACCGCGTGATTGCTACCTGCTCGACGGGCCGCATCCCGTCGGCCTGGCTGGAGCAGACCAAGCCGGGCGGCGTGATCGTGGCGCCGTGGGGGCCGACGTACGGCGGGGAAGCCATTGCCCGGCTGACGGTTGCTGACGATGGCACGGCTTCGGGCCGGTTCGCGGGGTCCTCGGCGTTCATGCGGCTGCGGTCGCAGCGTACGAAGCGTCCGCATGTCCGCGAATACCTCCGGGGCGAGCCCTGGCCGGCGGACGGTGTGAAGTCTCTGACCGGCCTCTCCCCGGATGCGGTGGGCGACTGGCCGGTGATGTTCGCCATCGGACTGCAGGTGCCGGAGGCCTTTCCCTGGATGGAGTCCTACCGGGACGGTTCTTACACCTTGTGGCTGCGGGATACGGCCGTCGTGTCCTGGGCGACGGCGGACTGCGAACCAGACCGCAGTGAGTTCGAGGTGGTGCAGGCCGGGCCGCGGCGGTTGTGGGACGAAGTCGAGGCGGCGTATGGCTGGTGGGTGGACCAGGGCCGACCGGGGTTTGAGCGCTTTGGGCTGACAGTAACGCCGGAGGGGGAGAGGGCGTGGCTGGACGGGCCGGAGCGGCCGGTTCCCACCGCGAACGAGTAG
- a CDS encoding carboxymuconolactone decarboxylase family protein, translated as MPRIEPLTPPYPAPVDQALRRWMPPGVPHEPLALFRVLHRHPELASRMFVLGAGLLGHGLLPAVDREIVIARVTARAGCAYEWGAHAATLAPQAGLSPEQLRATADIDTAANTSWPPRHAALLDAVDALHDTAHLPQPAWDALRVHYDDAQLLEFLVLAGWYRTISYLANGLLLDEEPWAVPFPAR; from the coding sequence ATGCCGCGCATCGAGCCGCTCACCCCGCCGTACCCCGCACCCGTCGACCAGGCGCTCCGCCGATGGATGCCTCCCGGCGTGCCGCACGAGCCGCTCGCGCTGTTCCGGGTACTGCACCGCCACCCGGAGCTGGCCTCACGGATGTTCGTGCTGGGAGCCGGGCTGCTGGGGCACGGGCTTCTCCCCGCCGTCGACCGCGAGATCGTCATCGCCCGCGTGACCGCACGCGCCGGCTGCGCCTACGAATGGGGCGCACACGCCGCGACCCTCGCCCCACAGGCCGGACTCAGCCCGGAACAGCTCCGGGCCACCGCCGACATCGACACGGCGGCCAACACCTCGTGGCCGCCACGCCACGCGGCACTGCTCGACGCGGTCGACGCACTGCACGACACGGCGCACCTCCCGCAGCCTGCCTGGGACGCCCTGCGCGTCCACTACGACGACGCCCAACTCCTGGAGTTCCTGGTGCTGGCCGGCTGGTACCGCACCATCAGCTACCTGGCCAACGGACTCCTCCTGGACGAGGAACCCTGGGCCGTCCCGTTCCCGGCACGCTGA
- a CDS encoding helix-turn-helix domain-containing protein produces the protein MEARTPRPGVPVRGSESGRPVMAALDLLGRRWTLRILWELSQAPAGFRELQRRCERMSSSVLSTRLSELTGARLLVLHDDAYHLTRLGEALVEALSPLNAWSRRWAEETASGTKGGPEG, from the coding sequence ATGGAAGCGAGAACGCCTCGGCCGGGCGTACCGGTACGGGGATCCGAGTCGGGTCGTCCCGTCATGGCCGCACTCGACCTGCTCGGGCGGCGCTGGACGCTGCGCATCCTGTGGGAGCTGAGTCAGGCCCCGGCAGGCTTCCGTGAACTGCAGCGCCGCTGTGAGCGCATGTCCTCCAGCGTGCTCAGCACCCGGCTCAGCGAACTCACCGGCGCCCGCCTCCTCGTTCTGCATGACGACGCGTATCACCTCACCCGGCTCGGCGAGGCTCTCGTCGAGGCGCTGAGCCCGCTGAACGCCTGGAGCCGGCGGTGGGCGGAGGAGACAGCCTCCGGCACGAAGGGAGGCCCCGAAGGGTGA
- a CDS encoding vanadium-dependent haloperoxidase gives METFGNSPVSALSPRRRSVLLGGVGGAATAALGALGHGGTATAGQSRRSAAEAVADFDLDTGNFIRDVISRFQPAHPLYADIVGPMDVTISQRYIHLSMISWFDAVAPYHPTALGVYSRLGRRPSSESATNRNKNIAALHANYHVTKDVELAWEPLFRELMTAVGLDPDDTSEDRTSPVGIGNLAGKAVIAATERDGMNQLGDEGRKYHGQPYADYTGYRPVNTAYDLTNPSRWQPVLGPHQRRLAIPGRGDKGIFTVQQFVTPQMRLTRAHTFDDPGRFRLAPPDHVDHTRPRAYRRSVDEILEASATLTDERKVRAEFFDNKLLGVGLAGQVAADTRGLDLDGWIHLMTAISVAIYDALIAAWHYKAKYDTARPFSAVSHVYGDSPVTAWGGPGRGTVDDMPASEWAGYLKVGDHPEYPSGSTTICSAQAQAARRFFDDDVLDWRQPFSAGSSVVEPEITPAKGLELHWPTWTDYNRDCGISRLWGGVHFKKTAERSILFGEQFGDLAHAYVQRHINGDVED, from the coding sequence ATGGAGACGTTCGGAAATTCTCCGGTCTCAGCCTTATCCCCGCGGCGCAGATCGGTACTGCTCGGCGGAGTCGGCGGTGCCGCGACGGCGGCGCTGGGCGCCCTGGGGCACGGCGGGACGGCCACGGCCGGCCAGTCCAGACGCTCGGCGGCGGAGGCGGTCGCCGACTTCGACCTGGACACCGGCAACTTCATCCGGGACGTGATCTCCCGGTTCCAGCCGGCTCACCCGCTGTACGCGGACATCGTCGGCCCCATGGATGTGACCATCTCGCAGCGGTACATCCATCTCTCGATGATCTCGTGGTTCGACGCGGTGGCGCCCTACCACCCGACCGCGCTCGGCGTGTACTCGCGGCTCGGCCGCCGCCCCTCCAGCGAGTCCGCCACCAACAGGAACAAGAACATCGCCGCCCTGCACGCCAATTACCACGTGACCAAGGACGTGGAGCTGGCGTGGGAGCCGCTCTTCCGGGAACTGATGACCGCGGTGGGCCTGGACCCCGACGACACGTCGGAGGACAGGACCAGTCCGGTCGGCATCGGCAACCTGGCCGGCAAGGCCGTCATCGCGGCCACCGAGCGGGACGGCATGAACCAGCTCGGCGACGAGGGCCGCAAGTACCACGGTCAGCCCTACGCGGACTACACCGGCTACCGGCCCGTGAACACCGCGTACGACCTGACCAACCCCTCGCGCTGGCAGCCGGTGCTGGGACCTCATCAACGCCGCCTCGCCATCCCGGGGCGGGGTGACAAGGGCATCTTCACCGTCCAGCAGTTCGTCACCCCGCAGATGCGGCTGACCAGGGCCCACACGTTCGACGACCCCGGCCGGTTCCGGCTCGCCCCGCCCGACCACGTCGATCACACCCGGCCCAGGGCGTACCGGCGCTCGGTGGACGAGATCCTGGAGGCGTCGGCCACGCTCACCGACGAGCGGAAGGTGAGGGCCGAGTTCTTCGACAACAAGCTGCTGGGCGTCGGCCTGGCGGGGCAGGTCGCGGCCGACACCCGCGGTCTGGACCTGGACGGCTGGATCCATCTCATGACCGCGATCTCGGTGGCGATATACGACGCACTGATCGCCGCCTGGCACTACAAGGCGAAGTACGACACGGCGCGACCGTTCAGCGCGGTCTCGCACGTGTACGGCGACAGCCCGGTGACCGCCTGGGGCGGTCCCGGAAGGGGGACGGTCGACGACATGCCCGCCAGCGAGTGGGCCGGCTACCTGAAAGTGGGCGACCACCCCGAGTACCCGTCGGGCTCCACGACGATCTGTTCCGCCCAGGCACAGGCGGCGCGGCGCTTCTTCGACGACGACGTCCTGGACTGGCGGCAGCCCTTCTCCGCCGGCTCGTCGGTGGTGGAGCCGGAGATCACGCCCGCCAAGGGCCTCGAACTCCACTGGCCCACCTGGACCGACTACAACCGGGACTGCGGCATCAGCCGGCTGTGGGGCGGCGTGCATTTCAAGAAGACGGCCGAGAGGTCCATCCTCTTCGGCGAGCAGTTCGGCGACCTGGCCCACGCGTACGTGCAACGGCACATCAACGGCGACGTCGAGGACTGA
- a CDS encoding VOC family protein, translating to MPHKIFVNLPVKDLDRSMSFFTALGYRFDENFTDENATCLVITDDIYAMLLTEPFFKGFTKNEIADTTTATEAILALSVDTRAEVDEIVDKALAAGGGVANEPNDQGFMYGRSFLDPDGHQWEIFWMDPAAATPA from the coding sequence ATGCCGCACAAGATCTTCGTCAACCTGCCCGTGAAGGACCTGGACCGCTCGATGTCCTTCTTCACCGCCCTCGGCTACCGCTTCGACGAGAACTTCACCGACGAGAACGCCACCTGCCTCGTCATCACGGACGACATCTACGCGATGCTCCTCACCGAACCCTTCTTCAAGGGCTTCACCAAGAACGAGATCGCGGACACCACCACCGCGACGGAGGCGATCCTCGCCCTGAGCGTCGACACCCGCGCGGAGGTGGACGAGATCGTCGACAAGGCGCTGGCGGCCGGCGGCGGCGTCGCGAACGAGCCCAACGACCAGGGCTTCATGTACGGTCGCAGCTTCCTCGACCCGGACGGCCACCAGTGGGAGATCTTCTGGATGGACCCCGCCGCCGCCACCCCCGCCTGA
- a CDS encoding bifunctional DNA primase/polymerase, with amino-acid sequence MDSSVHSHALTAALAAARRGLPVFPLSRAKQPAVRSPHHADWPRVPCRGECGRIGHGVYDATTDTDAVHTLFAAAPWATGYGIACGRPPHHLIGLDLDVKSGTDALGVFESLLATHGIVLPPTVLILTPGGGRHIWLTGHPDHTVPNSVGRLAPGVDVRGTGGYLAGPGSRTLHGTYRLAPRSTRAPAPAPRALLRLLTPPPQDPPPPPPADHPRPGERGADALIRFVAASHPGERNARLFWAACRAYETGHGRDVAEALVRAAVATGLPEREAAATVASAARHTPR; translated from the coding sequence ATGGACAGCTCCGTACACAGCCACGCCCTCACCGCCGCGCTGGCCGCCGCCCGCCGCGGCCTGCCCGTCTTCCCGCTGTCCCGCGCGAAGCAGCCCGCGGTCCGCTCCCCGCACCACGCGGACTGGCCACGGGTGCCCTGCCGCGGGGAGTGCGGGCGCATCGGCCACGGCGTGTACGACGCGACGACCGACACCGACGCGGTACACACCCTCTTCGCCGCCGCCCCCTGGGCGACGGGGTACGGCATCGCCTGCGGCCGGCCCCCGCATCACCTGATCGGGCTGGACCTGGACGTGAAATCGGGGACTGACGCGCTCGGGGTGTTCGAGTCGCTGCTCGCCACGCACGGGATCGTGCTGCCGCCGACGGTGCTGATACTCACGCCCGGCGGCGGCCGCCACATCTGGCTCACCGGCCATCCGGACCACACGGTCCCCAACTCGGTGGGCCGCCTGGCACCCGGCGTCGACGTCCGCGGCACCGGCGGCTACCTGGCGGGCCCCGGCTCCCGCACCCTGCACGGCACGTACCGCCTGGCCCCCCGCTCGACCCGCGCCCCGGCCCCCGCGCCGAGGGCGCTCCTCCGCCTCCTCACCCCGCCCCCGCAGGACCCGCCACCGCCGCCCCCGGCCGACCACCCCCGCCCGGGCGAGCGCGGAGCGGACGCCCTGATCCGCTTCGTCGCCGCCTCCCACCCCGGCGAACGCAACGCCCGCCTGTTCTGGGCGGCCTGCCGCGCGTACGAGACGGGCCACGGCCGGGACGTGGCGGAGGCCCTCGTCCGCGCGGCGGTGGCGACGGGGCTGCCGGAACGGGAGGCGGCGGCGACGGTGGCGTCGGCGGCGAGACACACACCGCGCTGA
- a CDS encoding SigE family RNA polymerase sigma factor, whose protein sequence is MSTASTTDAPAPDTARPPLPTFAAYVNLRGPVLLRTARSLTTSPWDAEDLLQTALAQTYLAWDRIEDPRALDGYVRRALLNTRTSQWRKRRVDEYAAGDDLPEPTPVPGPDPAEHQAMRDAMWRAVLRLPERQRAMVVLRYYEDLSEAQTAAVLGVSVGTVKSAVSRALAKLREDTGLGEMAQAA, encoded by the coding sequence ATGTCCACAGCCAGCACCACCGACGCCCCCGCGCCGGACACCGCACGACCGCCCCTTCCGACCTTCGCGGCGTACGTGAACCTGCGGGGGCCGGTGCTGCTGCGCACCGCGCGCTCCCTGACCACCAGCCCCTGGGACGCCGAGGACCTGCTGCAGACGGCGCTGGCGCAGACCTATCTGGCCTGGGACCGGATCGAGGACCCGCGCGCCCTCGACGGCTATGTGCGCCGCGCGCTGCTCAACACCCGCACCTCGCAGTGGCGCAAGCGCCGCGTCGACGAGTACGCCGCGGGCGACGACCTCCCCGAGCCCACCCCGGTGCCGGGACCCGACCCGGCGGAGCACCAGGCGATGCGCGACGCGATGTGGCGCGCGGTGCTGCGGCTGCCGGAGCGGCAGCGGGCGATGGTGGTGCTGCGGTACTACGAGGACCTGAGCGAGGCGCAGACCGCGGCCGTGCTGGGGGTGTCGGTCGGGACGGTGAAGAGCGCGGTCTCGCGGGCGCTGGCGAAGCTCCGGGAGGACACGGGGCTGGGGGAGATGGCGCAGGCGGCCTAG